TCTTCCATACAAAGTAGTGGAACCAAAACCTACTACAACCTTCCCCACGGGACACATATTTTTAAAGTTAGAGGGGCAAACAACGATAAGCTCAAGAACGAAGCCTTTCACGAAATTAATATTAGAATCGCCCCACCCTTTTATTTTGATTGGCGCTTCATGACTCCTGACTCTACTTGCGTTTGGTTTAATGTATGGTGTCTATACCCTTCGAGTCTATCAGATAAAACAAGAAAACCTAAAACTAGAAGCACTCGTTCAAATCAGAACCAAGGAACTCTTTGCAGAGAAAGAAACATCCGAGCGGCTACTTCTAAATATCCTCCCGAAAAACATTGCAGAGCGTTTGAAAAATGGAGAATCAAATATCGCAGACTCATTCGCACAGGTCACTGTATTATTTGCTGACATTGTTGGATTTACAAAGCTTTCTCAGACTGTAAATCCCTGGGAGTTAGTCTCTAAGTTAAACGATTTATTCAGTCGCTTTGATAAAATCTCAGTTGATTTAAAAGTAGAAAAAATCAAAACAATTGGAGACTGCTATATGGTAGTTGCTGGCTTACCAGAAATTACTACGGATCATGCTTCCATCATGATCGAAGTCGCAAAACAAATGTTATCCGCTATCGACGATTTTAATAAAAT
This genomic interval from Leptospiraceae bacterium contains the following:
- a CDS encoding adenylate/guanylate cyclase domain-containing protein, translating into MYGVYTLRVYQIKQENLKLEALVQIRTKELFAEKETSERLLLNILPKNIAERLKNGESNIADSFAQVTVLFADIVGFTKLSQTVNPWELVSKLNDLFSRFDKISVDLKVEKIKTIGDCYMVVAGLPEITTDHASIMIEVAKQMLSAIDDFNKMYQTTLAIRIGINTGEVVAGVIGTHKFIYDLWGDSVNTASRMESHGVPGRIHVTESTYNLVKDKYQFESRGVMEIKGKGNMETYLLCD